Part of the Brassica oleracea var. oleracea cultivar TO1000 chromosome C8, BOL, whole genome shotgun sequence genome is shown below.
CGAATTTCATTAATTTGATAATTATCGTTACCTAAAAAGATTTTATATTATCTTGTGGACAACGTAGTTAGCATAGTGACATTTAGATGTAGATAAAGCTGTTATAAATAACGTAGTTTTAGTATGGGTCACATACGTCCACGTTTCGAGCTGGTTAAAGGCGCGGCTGCATTACATTGCTTAGCGTTAGAATGTTATTATGCATTCGATTAGATCATTGCTTTTAAACGGTAAGGCAACCCGAATATTTTTTTCGCTAAAAAAATGGTTAAATCCGGGTCTACTAAAGACACAGACCTAGCCTTCGAGTGGGAGGTGCAGCCCACGGATAGACCATTTTCCGGGTATTCAAATGGGCCGAAAAGCAGCAGTCCATATCCGTGTAGCTGACCAGGAAAATGCGACTTAGTTTCGCATAGCAGGTGGATCGAACCTGAAATGTGGTGACATCCCAAACCCTTCTCTTTACCACTTGATCACAAGCTCCCGACCACAACCCGAATATTTACCAGCACTTTTGTAAACAAAGTGCATTTCGCAATTTTCGAACTCTTCTAGCCGATCCTTTAATTAATGTTTAAGAATTGTGAACATAACGATCAGAAACCCTTTAACAAAAAAAAAAAGTGAACATAACGATCAGAAAGTGTTAACATCTTTGATTTCGTTATATACATATAAGTGTTTATTAATGTGCACTAACTTCACAGTTATAGTCTGGCTTTTCTAGCAGAGCATGGAAAGTTCAAGTTTTCAAGATTATGATCTAGTTTGAAGATAATATCAATTCCTGGAGACAATTCGAGTGTACCTGCGTCAATGTTTTTATCCCGACGCATGTTCTGTAATGTGCCAGGATTTGGGAGATAACTATCAGAAAGCCATGGACGGTGGTCCATCTCAGCGACCGTGTTTGTCGAAACGCATCCTTTTGAAATCATAAATCGTTTGGTGTTGCTACAGTCTGATAGTTTATATATTTATGTATAATTTGAGCAGTGATCTCGGTACCTCGAATGATTAACGGTCTTCCTACTGCGCGTCTTTTAAATTGTTGCTTATTATCTTAGGAGAAAATAATTATGCCCATGTTTTTAGGTCTCGACACAATAATAAATCATTTTGTTAAGTCAATATCTATGTCTACACAACTACAATCACCTACCTACTGGGGGTGGCTGCTTTGGTTTTGTTGACCGTGTTAACATCCGGGCTTCTCTAGCTGAACGTGCTGAGTTTGATATGTATCAACATAGAAAATAAAATATGTATATTATGGACAGGTAAATAGGTGATACATCATCTCATCTCAGACACAAGGATGTTAAATGGAAAGTATTGCGTAGACTATAATAAGTCTGGAACACTTATAACTTCTGATGGGCTATAAGTCTGCATTAATCTTCAAAATTGTTACACTCAATTGGTTTTAAACTACGTAAGCAGTACGAACCTGATAAGGAGTCACATGCATCGTGGGTAACGTTAGACGCGCTAGCACCTGTGCCAAGACGAATACTTCTGCAGTTACTCGGCTCCCCGGTTCCAGGTTCACCAATTCCGCTACGTTTTATCTTCACCATAACCTAAGTTATTTTTTAAGGTTCTTAGTGTAGTGCCAGGGTATGTGGTGTCTGCAATGGATCTCTTTATGCTCTCTCCGTTTCTAAATGTAAGTAGTTTTAGCAAAAATAGTTTGTTTCACAATATAAGTAGTTTACATATTTCAATGCATTTTTTTCATTTATTGGATATTGTGTGACCAATAAAATAATGTTTGGTTTTTAATAATTGGTTGAATTAATTGGTTAAATGATATATTCTTTTAAATAACAATTTTCTAAATATTCGTGATTTTAAGCAAAACTAGTTACAATTAAAAACGGAGGAAGTATACATAAATGTTTAATGATGTGCATTAATTTGGCAGTTATAGACTTACTCGTATGGCAATGCGAGGAGATACGGTATTTTGACACGCGCAACAAAGTGAAGTTTGGGTCCTGATTTAAAAAAAAAAAACAATTGATTGGAAAAATATCTAATCTATTAAAATAGCAGTATGACCCATTGATAAAAGTATGATCCAACTATTATTTATTTTATCTTTATCATTATTTAGAATATTATTTATTATGCTTTATGTCATTAGACTTATATTTAAATTACCAATTGAAAAAACCTAAAAAGATGTAAAACAAAAAGTATATCCGCCCTTTTTAAGTAGAAGAATCCAACATACCGTATTATTGTGGATTTGGCACAAACTTTTATTCGATATTTGTACTTCACACAGCTACTGTGTTCTTAGATTGGTCTCCGGTGAAACATTTGCCTTTTCCCTTGTTGGTTTTGTAACTTTCTTTTTGTTTTGATGATCTTTCAACGTCTAATAAAAAGATCGCTGAGTTAACATCTGAGAGATATAAATAGGAGTGAGATGAGGTATAGCAAACTGTCTGAAAGTTGAACAGATGCTTTGTAACGAGATGGTAATGTGAAGAGGTATATTAACTTGTGAGAGACGCTACAGCTGAAATGTAAGAGATATGTATGAGGAGAAATCGATGTATCGAGTTTTAGTCTTCTGTGACACGTGTCAACAAGAAGAAAATTAACTTTCTTATGCAGCCGCCGCGATTCCGGCGATCCCTGTTCCCGATCCGAGCTCGACGATGTTGAGCCGTGGAGAATCTGAGCTGGTGCACGTGAAACTCGAGAGTGTGCGAGTGAGGGGGCTGTTGGTTGGATCACGACGGTAGCTATCGAGAAGCGCGACGAGAGCTGTGGCAGGAAGCCAGAGCTTGAAGGAGATGCCTTGAGAAGGTAACTGACGAATCACAAGCGTTGATTCGATCGAATGAATGCGATACATCTGAAGATCCGATGCATTGTCAACTTCATTTTCGTCGTCTATCTTGTCTTCATCGCGGAGATTGCCACTAGCCATTGCTACGACCTATCCTCGCTACGGCGCCGCAGTTATCACCTTTCGTTTGAATTAGGGCACTCAAAAATGTTTACAGTTGGAAGTTTCTTTGGTAATGACGTCATCAAATGTTATTAGGTAGGCCCTCTAGTAAGAGAGAAGGTTTAGACTAGGATCGAATGACATCATCAAATGGTTTATTAGTTAAGCCGATAATCAGAAGACACTCTACCCGAGGCAGAAGGTTTAAAGATTCGTTGAATTTTATGAGATCGGGGGAGTTAGGAGAGTTTTCGAGGAAGAAAGAGATTTGCGAAAATGATAAAGGCAGTG
Proteins encoded:
- the LOC106310090 gene encoding uncharacterized protein LOC106310090, translating into MASGNLRDEDKIDDENEVDNASDLQMYRIHSIESTLVIRQLPSQGISFKLWLPATALVALLDSYRRDPTNSPLTRTLSSFTCTSSDSPRLNIVELGSGTGIAGIAAAA